A stretch of Myxococcus hansupus DNA encodes these proteins:
- a CDS encoding FG-GAP-like repeat-containing protein: protein MTRLSRAAPLVALLAAACSDDPAPARVDDPHQTDQCTGLAALTLTAEPPRVRVSGLVNMVARGGSGNYRFLLEPGGSSGELVANRLVAGRTPGTDTVVVEDARCPGVSATTQVSVTAQFNVAPVRAELRPGTSFQVAADGLLGSATYVLSGNGSGATVTPGGVYTAGTTEGLDVITVRDSQSGDEAVLQYQVNNNARLTGAPAFLAVPSGSSVPLATRGGSDRVNWTKESGPGTMSGGRLTLEPGATGAVVLNAADPFTGDTARVSVRVLDELTRPGLPHGRLTDVATLVTADFDGDGFLDLAVGQRESDLEQPTGGAVFIFKGSSVGLPAQPTWVLTGSTETAQFGDTLAAGDLDGDGRAELLVSSPGADVAVTNAGAVYLYTFRSGAPAPLRQQLTGLLRNAAFGSGMVVADFEGDGDLDVVVGSPLGDLAPTNAIRNRGTIDIYASSRSSPVPDVPTVRLGGWDLAEDGTLVSRSNSELGRTLVTGDLNGDGLVDLAALSRVSRYNATGAVSGSQVAISVFLARPSGARFRASPDVYVLPANLADSNEGTWRLDVIPGDASRPPLLLAVADRADSPDLRTSGGLQSGSDSGGALLFDLTGYSATGEPANRPPQVTREQAYARIYGEASGIQAGRSWAIMDVDGEPGPELLLGAPYSSAPSGQGTATLRWSGKILVYPLATLEKGSVLNRPLTTLNGTAASDTLGAGLTTWGPAGNASLVAFAGRSSSEQGAFTGSVELFQRQGASVAEWTRSSIKVPAKPSVERFGEAVAITRGPLGRPLVLTGAPGWSGPGTSNDGNALAIGRAYVHDLRAPGEATVVEEGLPSPHRAGRNVGVDVDFTDFNGDGRPDMVVGASNFYVPGTGTTSSNNELNNTYASVRAACVTSGTQSTGGALVSLGQADGTFTPAYRLFAPFQIDGCTPETDATCRRSAMGRGVVGGFDLNGDGRQDVGLLRNNGMDVFLGRAPDDASLEKLTMACDPVFTWPSMGIQTSAPTSLGDINGDGCDDVAWRYAAGARAGVAILLGFDSTGARCGGRRTATVWRIAGDSEVQLTNMGLGLSMTRAGRFLGDTRDFIAISATSVPFNGVTQPVVLLFDKDTLRNRMQALQTAGQPLVVGALGDGLDPVVLVHRHRAVNFGTQLAGGIDLTGDNVPDLLVSAPGASEASDGGGAVFLYAGGAGQTGALSPFLMVVGDGSERSALGQDLSLMPGGGGSPPTLVVGAPRSYRTGTQNGTAFVLPLGF, encoded by the coding sequence ATGACCCGACTGTCCCGCGCGGCCCCCCTCGTCGCGCTTCTCGCCGCGGCCTGTTCGGACGACCCCGCGCCCGCGCGCGTGGATGATCCGCATCAGACGGACCAGTGCACGGGCCTCGCCGCCCTCACGCTCACCGCGGAGCCGCCGCGCGTGCGGGTCTCGGGGCTGGTGAACATGGTGGCGAGGGGCGGCAGCGGCAACTACCGCTTCCTGCTGGAACCCGGGGGCTCCTCCGGCGAGCTGGTGGCGAACCGGCTGGTGGCGGGCCGCACGCCCGGCACCGACACCGTGGTGGTGGAGGACGCGCGCTGCCCGGGCGTGAGCGCCACCACACAGGTGAGCGTCACCGCCCAATTCAACGTGGCCCCCGTGCGCGCCGAGCTGCGGCCGGGCACGTCCTTCCAGGTCGCGGCCGACGGCCTCCTGGGCTCGGCCACGTACGTCTTGTCGGGCAACGGCTCCGGCGCCACCGTCACGCCGGGCGGCGTCTACACGGCGGGCACCACGGAGGGCCTGGACGTCATCACCGTGCGCGACAGCCAGTCCGGTGACGAGGCGGTGCTCCAGTACCAGGTGAACAACAACGCCCGGCTCACGGGCGCGCCCGCGTTCCTCGCGGTGCCCTCCGGTTCGTCCGTGCCGCTGGCCACGCGCGGCGGCAGCGACCGCGTGAACTGGACGAAGGAGTCCGGGCCCGGGACGATGTCCGGAGGCCGGCTGACGCTCGAGCCCGGCGCCACGGGCGCGGTGGTGCTGAACGCGGCGGACCCCTTCACGGGGGACACGGCGCGGGTGTCGGTGCGCGTGTTGGATGAGTTGACGCGCCCGGGCCTGCCGCATGGCCGGCTGACGGACGTGGCCACCCTGGTGACGGCGGACTTCGACGGCGACGGGTTCCTGGACTTGGCGGTGGGGCAGCGCGAGAGCGACCTGGAGCAGCCCACGGGCGGCGCCGTCTTCATCTTCAAGGGCAGCAGCGTGGGCCTGCCGGCGCAGCCCACCTGGGTGCTCACGGGCTCCACGGAGACGGCCCAGTTCGGTGACACGCTGGCCGCCGGTGACTTGGACGGCGACGGGCGCGCCGAGCTGCTGGTGTCCTCGCCGGGCGCGGACGTGGCCGTCACCAACGCCGGCGCGGTGTACCTCTACACGTTCCGCAGCGGCGCCCCCGCGCCCCTGCGCCAGCAGCTCACGGGCCTGCTCCGCAACGCGGCGTTCGGCTCGGGCATGGTCGTCGCCGACTTCGAGGGTGACGGTGACCTGGACGTCGTCGTCGGCTCGCCCCTGGGCGACCTGGCGCCCACCAACGCCATCCGCAACCGCGGCACGATTGACATCTACGCCTCCAGCCGGAGCTCGCCGGTGCCGGACGTCCCCACGGTGCGCCTGGGCGGCTGGGACCTGGCGGAGGACGGCACCTTGGTGTCGCGCAGCAACTCCGAGCTGGGCCGGACCCTGGTGACGGGCGACCTCAACGGCGACGGCCTGGTGGACCTGGCGGCGCTGAGCCGCGTGTCCCGGTACAACGCGACCGGCGCCGTGTCGGGCTCGCAGGTGGCCATCTCCGTCTTCCTGGCGCGGCCCTCGGGTGCGCGCTTCCGGGCCTCGCCGGACGTGTACGTGCTGCCGGCGAACCTGGCGGACAGCAACGAGGGCACCTGGCGGTTGGATGTCATCCCTGGGGATGCCTCGCGGCCGCCGCTGCTGCTGGCCGTGGCGGACCGGGCGGACTCGCCGGACCTGCGCACCAGTGGTGGTTTGCAGTCGGGCAGCGACTCCGGTGGGGCGCTGCTCTTCGACCTGACTGGCTACTCCGCCACGGGCGAGCCCGCCAACCGGCCGCCGCAGGTGACGCGCGAGCAGGCCTACGCGCGCATCTACGGCGAGGCCAGCGGCATCCAGGCGGGCCGGAGCTGGGCCATCATGGACGTGGATGGCGAGCCCGGCCCGGAGCTGCTGCTGGGGGCGCCGTACTCCTCCGCCCCGTCGGGGCAGGGCACCGCGACCCTGCGCTGGAGCGGGAAGATTCTCGTCTACCCCCTGGCGACGCTCGAGAAGGGCAGCGTCCTCAACCGGCCGCTGACGACCCTCAACGGGACGGCGGCGTCGGACACGCTGGGCGCGGGCCTCACGACCTGGGGCCCGGCGGGCAACGCGTCGCTGGTGGCCTTCGCGGGCCGGTCCTCGTCGGAGCAGGGCGCCTTCACCGGCAGCGTGGAGTTGTTCCAGCGTCAGGGCGCGTCGGTGGCGGAGTGGACGCGCTCCAGCATCAAGGTGCCGGCGAAGCCGAGCGTGGAGCGCTTCGGCGAGGCGGTGGCCATTACACGGGGCCCGCTGGGCCGCCCGTTGGTGCTGACGGGCGCGCCGGGCTGGTCCGGCCCCGGCACCAGCAATGACGGCAACGCCCTGGCCATTGGCCGCGCCTACGTGCACGACCTGCGCGCGCCGGGCGAGGCGACCGTGGTGGAGGAGGGGCTGCCTTCTCCGCATCGCGCGGGCCGCAACGTGGGCGTGGACGTGGACTTCACCGACTTCAACGGTGATGGCCGGCCGGACATGGTGGTGGGCGCGTCCAACTTCTACGTGCCGGGCACGGGCACGACGTCGTCGAACAACGAGCTGAACAACACCTACGCCTCGGTGCGGGCCGCGTGTGTCACCAGCGGCACCCAGTCCACGGGTGGCGCGCTCGTGTCGCTGGGGCAGGCGGACGGGACATTCACCCCGGCGTACCGCCTCTTCGCGCCCTTCCAGATTGACGGCTGCACGCCGGAGACGGACGCGACGTGCCGCCGCTCCGCCATGGGGCGCGGCGTGGTGGGCGGCTTCGACCTCAACGGCGACGGGCGCCAGGACGTGGGCCTGCTGCGCAACAACGGCATGGACGTCTTCCTGGGCCGCGCGCCGGATGACGCGTCGCTGGAGAAGCTGACCATGGCGTGCGACCCGGTCTTCACCTGGCCGTCCATGGGCATCCAGACGTCCGCGCCCACGTCGCTGGGCGACATCAACGGCGACGGCTGTGATGACGTCGCCTGGCGCTACGCGGCGGGCGCGCGCGCGGGCGTGGCCATCCTGCTGGGCTTCGATTCGACGGGCGCGCGCTGCGGCGGCCGGCGGACGGCCACGGTGTGGCGCATCGCGGGTGACAGCGAGGTGCAGCTCACCAACATGGGCCTGGGCCTGAGCATGACGCGGGCGGGCCGGTTCCTGGGCGACACGCGCGACTTCATCGCCATCAGCGCCACCAGCGTCCCCTTCAACGGGGTGACGCAGCCGGTGGTGCTGCTCTTCGACAAGGACACGCTGCGCAACCGGATGCAGGCGCTGCAGACGGCGGGGCAGCCGCTGGTGGTGGGGGCGCTGGGTGACGGTCTGGACCCCGTGGTCCTGGTCCACCGGCACCGCGCGGTGAACTTCGGCACGCAGTTGGCGGGTGGCATCGACCTGACGGGCGACAACGTCCCGGACCTGCTGGTGTCCGCGCCGGGGGCGTCCGAGGCCTCCGACGGCGGCGGCGCCGTGTTCCTCTATGCCGGCGGCGCGGGCCAGACGGGCGCGCTGTCTCCGTTCCTCATGGTGGTGGGGGACGGCTCGGAGCGCTCGGCGCTGGGGCAGGACCTGTCGTTGATGCCGGGCGGCGGCGGCTCGCCGCCCACGCTCGTCGTCGGTGCGCCGCGCAGCTACCGCACGGGAACGCAGAACGGCACGGCCTTCGTGTTGCCGCTCGGCTTCTGA
- a CDS encoding DUF1501 domain-containing protein, translating to MKKNRHDENCSHGRRTFLKATAGFMGSTLLGGLPFRAFAQAAEMAPADRCFVFVYFNGGWDQLLAFDPRDPTEFTADRASETKILPGYDQINDSRFESRPLIPAERAGAGRSNIDFGPAVGTRLAAHYDLMTVVRGINMNTLGHEVGYRYFLTGKMPIGSAARGSSTATEIVGQMKPRVPIASISYNVESYNDRYGGYANALRVSRRDDLLLTLKGSADALDSEIEKQLLDFRGQPLNCEQAAYGTRGVGTTYANSQEQMRLIQSQGLDLSFDFLAAASQPHGREMAAIRSQYNLANINDVNGERGRAATVATALKKGIAQCVTINLTGGLDTHFGSQLTQANNQRRGFDALAMLVEDLRASAHPSGGNFMDHTTIMVFSEFSRTPLINSSGGRDHHLSNSALLMGAGVKHNFVYGRSGDIGMAPGTFDLRTGASDPNGENILPEHVIATVLASADLDYSITRVEPLRSILA from the coding sequence ATGAAGAAGAACCGCCACGACGAGAACTGCTCCCACGGCCGCCGCACGTTCCTCAAGGCCACCGCGGGCTTCATGGGCTCCACCCTGCTGGGAGGCCTGCCTTTCCGCGCCTTCGCGCAGGCCGCGGAGATGGCACCCGCGGACCGCTGCTTCGTCTTCGTCTACTTCAACGGTGGATGGGACCAGCTCCTGGCCTTCGACCCGAGGGACCCGACGGAGTTCACCGCGGACCGCGCCTCGGAGACGAAAATCCTCCCGGGCTACGACCAGATCAACGACTCGCGCTTCGAGTCCCGGCCGCTCATCCCCGCCGAGCGCGCGGGCGCGGGCCGCTCCAACATCGACTTCGGTCCCGCGGTGGGCACCCGGCTGGCCGCCCACTACGACTTGATGACGGTGGTGCGCGGCATCAACATGAACACGCTGGGCCACGAGGTGGGCTACCGCTACTTCCTCACCGGGAAGATGCCCATTGGCAGCGCGGCGCGTGGGTCCTCCACGGCCACGGAAATCGTGGGGCAGATGAAGCCGCGCGTGCCCATCGCGTCCATCTCCTACAACGTGGAGTCGTACAACGACCGCTACGGCGGTTACGCCAACGCGCTGCGCGTCAGCCGCCGGGACGACCTGCTGCTGACGCTCAAGGGCAGCGCGGACGCGCTGGACAGCGAAATCGAGAAGCAGCTCCTCGACTTCCGCGGCCAGCCGCTCAACTGCGAGCAGGCGGCCTACGGCACGCGCGGCGTGGGCACCACGTACGCGAACAGCCAGGAGCAGATGCGGCTCATCCAGTCGCAGGGCCTGGACCTCTCGTTCGACTTCCTGGCCGCGGCCAGCCAGCCGCACGGCCGGGAGATGGCGGCCATCCGTTCGCAGTACAACCTGGCCAACATCAACGACGTGAACGGTGAGCGCGGCCGCGCCGCCACGGTGGCCACCGCGCTGAAGAAGGGCATCGCCCAGTGCGTGACCATCAACCTCACGGGCGGCCTGGACACCCACTTCGGCAGCCAGCTCACGCAGGCGAACAACCAGCGCCGCGGCTTCGACGCCCTGGCCATGCTGGTGGAGGACCTGCGGGCCAGCGCGCACCCGTCGGGCGGCAACTTCATGGACCACACCACCATCATGGTGTTCTCCGAGTTCTCCCGCACGCCGCTCATCAACAGCTCCGGTGGCCGTGACCACCACCTGAGCAACTCCGCGCTGCTGATGGGCGCCGGCGTGAAGCACAACTTCGTGTACGGCCGCAGCGGCGACATCGGCATGGCGCCGGGCACCTTCGACCTGCGCACCGGCGCGTCGGACCCGAACGGCGAGAACATCCTCCCCGAGCACGTCATCGCCACCGTGCTGGCGTCCGCCGACCTGGACTACAGCATCACCCGCGTCGAACCCTTGCGTTCCATCCTCGCCTGA
- a CDS encoding DUF1585 domain-containing protein: MLRVRYLAHLASAALLLALPASAQEEAVCSPVVTKVPLERHLRQLSLDLLGRPPTYEEYQAAQAKGSIDAEDIRAMMTKEEFNARIRSYHRSLLRSNLSSSLNNNQNSRVTGNGIATAYGVAGNPAATLRGANGATCNSDIAQSECLTAAQPDAHAAPLTAQPRTSCHDEYGVPLAVSYDYDTNFYACTALQPTTSEGTARCTDLQNTSHPQHKYLFFCDQRGSGASAGAFICLPDPAKATTSALTVEQMSGTRVVAFTHPNPDSRPALTELKRCTLDLELRNGLKGNYGVQRGCVLREGFVNKPAPYWATELTPETVKVCAIDAQERNHNPWSMASCETSRFSGDRSCGCGVGMRRCEVPAIAAQNIRDVHTLRVAAFNDEPLRIAEAVVQRDEPYFNILTTRRSFVNGTLSSYFRDEQGVGVFNVTTPASKGAVPTVPFNESDAWVEYTRAEGHAGVLTTPSYLYRFPTHRARVSHFYEAFLCKTFAPPTGASSPAPEDACNRENNLAVRCGCNYCHATIEPTGAHWGRYAERSAQFLAADQFPRFDPKCRDCALNGDTNCGGECSQYIMQAYDGDGASSLGMLKTYLYRTSDEEQNIEAGPALLVQKMLQSGDLERCTVKRIWNEFLGRPMTAEEQRMYLAPFAQDFARNGHRLKALIERVVTSDAYRRID, from the coding sequence GTGCTCCGCGTGCGTTACCTCGCCCACCTGGCGAGTGCCGCCTTGCTGCTGGCCTTGCCAGCCTCCGCTCAGGAGGAGGCTGTCTGTTCACCAGTGGTCACCAAGGTGCCCCTGGAACGGCATTTGAGGCAGCTTTCGTTGGATTTGCTGGGCCGCCCGCCCACCTATGAGGAGTACCAGGCCGCCCAGGCCAAGGGCTCCATCGACGCGGAAGACATCCGCGCGATGATGACGAAGGAAGAGTTCAACGCGCGCATCCGGAGCTACCACCGGTCGCTGCTGCGCTCGAACCTCTCCAGCAGCCTCAACAACAATCAGAACTCGCGGGTCACCGGAAACGGTATCGCCACGGCTTATGGCGTCGCGGGCAATCCCGCGGCGACGCTGCGCGGCGCGAATGGCGCGACGTGTAATTCCGACATCGCGCAGAGCGAGTGTCTCACCGCCGCGCAGCCGGACGCACATGCCGCGCCGCTGACGGCGCAACCTCGGACGAGCTGCCACGACGAGTACGGCGTCCCGCTGGCCGTCAGCTACGACTACGACACCAACTTCTATGCCTGCACGGCGCTCCAGCCGACCACGTCGGAGGGCACGGCCCGCTGCACGGACCTGCAGAACACCAGCCACCCGCAGCACAAGTACCTCTTCTTCTGCGACCAGCGTGGCTCGGGCGCCAGCGCTGGGGCCTTCATCTGCCTGCCGGACCCCGCCAAGGCGACCACCTCGGCGCTGACGGTGGAGCAGATGAGTGGCACGCGCGTGGTGGCCTTCACGCACCCGAACCCGGACTCCCGGCCGGCGCTCACCGAGCTGAAGCGCTGCACGCTGGACCTGGAGCTGCGCAACGGCCTCAAGGGCAACTACGGCGTGCAGCGCGGCTGTGTGCTGCGCGAGGGCTTCGTGAACAAGCCCGCGCCGTACTGGGCCACGGAGCTGACGCCGGAGACCGTCAAGGTGTGCGCCATTGACGCGCAGGAGCGCAACCACAACCCGTGGTCGATGGCGTCCTGTGAGACGTCCCGCTTCTCGGGAGACCGAAGCTGCGGCTGCGGCGTGGGCATGCGCCGCTGCGAGGTGCCCGCCATCGCCGCGCAGAACATCCGCGACGTGCACACCCTCCGCGTGGCCGCCTTCAATGACGAGCCCCTGCGCATCGCCGAGGCGGTGGTGCAGCGCGACGAGCCCTACTTCAACATCCTCACCACGCGCCGCTCGTTCGTGAACGGCACCCTCTCCTCGTACTTCCGCGACGAGCAGGGCGTGGGCGTCTTCAACGTGACGACGCCCGCCTCCAAGGGCGCGGTGCCCACGGTGCCCTTCAATGAGTCGGACGCCTGGGTGGAGTACACGCGGGCCGAGGGGCACGCGGGCGTGCTCACCACGCCGTCCTACCTCTACCGGTTCCCCACGCACCGCGCGCGTGTGAGTCACTTCTACGAGGCCTTCCTCTGCAAGACGTTCGCTCCGCCGACGGGGGCCTCGTCGCCGGCGCCCGAGGACGCCTGCAACCGCGAGAACAACCTGGCGGTGCGCTGCGGCTGCAACTACTGCCACGCCACCATCGAGCCCACGGGCGCGCACTGGGGCCGCTACGCGGAGCGCTCCGCGCAGTTCCTGGCCGCCGACCAGTTCCCCCGCTTCGACCCGAAGTGCCGGGACTGCGCCCTCAACGGCGACACCAACTGCGGCGGCGAGTGCAGCCAGTACATCATGCAGGCCTACGACGGCGATGGCGCCAGCAGCCTGGGCATGCTCAAGACGTACCTGTACCGCACGTCGGACGAGGAGCAGAACATCGAGGCCGGTCCCGCGCTGCTGGTGCAGAAGATGCTCCAGTCGGGTGACCTCGAGCGCTGCACGGTGAAGCGCATCTGGAACGAGTTCCTGGGCCGCCCGATGACGGCGGAGGAGCAGCGCATGTACCTGGCGCCGTTCGCCCAGGACTTCGCGCGCAATGGCCACCGCCTCAAGGCGCTCATCGAGCGCGTGGTGACGTCCGACGCCTACCGGAGGATTGACTGA
- a CDS encoding DUF420 domain-containing protein yields MSNAAPAALQPRVSDRAFFIFTAVVSALALAFIGWILMVRNAGPAEGVNLRFLPAVNAGLNATAAVLLMGGWLAIKRGARQVHQYLMVSAFTASAIFLVGYLAYHFVHGDTRYVGDWRGLYLCILASHVLLSMPVVPMALVAFYFTWRKDFARHRKVTRWLAPIWVYVSVTGVVVFFMLRGSVPAIP; encoded by the coding sequence ATGTCGAACGCCGCCCCTGCCGCGCTTCAGCCCCGGGTGAGTGACCGGGCCTTCTTCATTTTCACCGCGGTGGTGTCCGCGCTCGCGCTGGCCTTCATTGGCTGGATTCTGATGGTGCGCAACGCGGGTCCGGCGGAGGGCGTGAATCTGCGCTTCCTCCCAGCGGTGAACGCGGGGCTCAATGCTACCGCCGCGGTGCTGCTCATGGGCGGCTGGTTGGCCATCAAGCGGGGCGCGCGGCAGGTCCACCAATACCTGATGGTGTCTGCCTTCACGGCGTCCGCCATCTTCCTGGTGGGCTACCTCGCCTACCACTTCGTGCATGGCGACACGCGTTACGTGGGCGACTGGCGCGGGCTGTACCTGTGCATCCTGGCCAGCCACGTGCTGCTGTCCATGCCGGTGGTGCCCATGGCGCTGGTGGCCTTCTACTTCACGTGGCGCAAGGACTTCGCCCGGCACCGCAAGGTGACGCGGTGGCTGGCGCCCATCTGGGTCTACGTGTCGGTGACGGGCGTCGTCGTGTTCTTCATGCTGCGCGGCAGCGTCCCCGCCATTCCCTGA
- a CDS encoding hybrid sensor histidine kinase/response regulator, with product MSQVLRVLLVDDSPADRFAVRRALERDEEQSWTLEAVSSAEEALARILSQSPDVVLVDFHLPGMTGLEMLRELQAQERAPLPAMVMLTGSGNERVAVDAMKSGAQDYLVKDTYSAERLRRCLKAAVDTVRMTRELEERRAQTERAERAAREALAVRDELFSLATHDLKGPLQIMTLNAQLLQRQLAKSELGAAQVSRLEHITRAAHRMGELIDQFLDATRSEEKPLNREPMDLLALVRSKVHALEASGRHHFVLHAEGGDFTGAWDTRALERVLENLLGNAVKYSAEGTTVTVTLASEAGNPVGHVSVQVEDQGMGIPAEDLPFVFERFRRGRNVSPGVTGSGVGLASARRLVVLHGGTIQVESQEGRGATFIVRLPRAASLLEAPGADVLPATSSTP from the coding sequence ATGAGCCAGGTCCTGCGTGTCCTGCTCGTGGACGACAGCCCGGCGGACCGGTTCGCCGTGCGCCGGGCCCTGGAGCGGGACGAGGAACAGTCCTGGACGCTGGAGGCGGTGTCGTCGGCCGAAGAGGCGCTGGCGCGCATCCTCTCGCAGTCGCCGGACGTGGTGCTCGTCGACTTCCACCTGCCCGGGATGACGGGGCTGGAGATGCTGCGCGAGCTCCAGGCCCAGGAGCGCGCGCCGCTCCCGGCGATGGTGATGCTCACCGGCAGCGGCAACGAGCGCGTCGCCGTGGATGCGATGAAGTCCGGGGCCCAGGACTACCTGGTCAAGGATACCTACAGCGCGGAGCGGCTCCGCCGGTGCCTCAAGGCCGCCGTCGACACGGTGCGCATGACGCGCGAGTTGGAGGAGCGCCGGGCCCAGACGGAGCGCGCGGAGCGGGCCGCGCGTGAGGCCTTGGCCGTGCGTGACGAGCTGTTCTCCCTGGCCACGCATGACCTCAAGGGCCCGCTGCAAATCATGACGCTCAATGCGCAGTTGTTGCAGCGCCAGCTCGCGAAGAGCGAGCTCGGCGCGGCGCAGGTGTCACGGTTGGAGCACATCACCCGCGCGGCCCACCGCATGGGCGAGCTCATCGACCAGTTCCTGGACGCGACGCGCAGCGAGGAGAAGCCGCTGAACCGCGAGCCCATGGACCTGCTGGCGCTGGTGCGCTCCAAGGTGCATGCGCTGGAGGCCTCGGGCCGTCACCACTTCGTGCTGCACGCGGAGGGCGGCGACTTCACCGGCGCCTGGGACACCCGCGCGCTGGAGCGCGTGCTGGAGAACCTGCTGGGCAACGCGGTGAAGTACAGCGCCGAAGGCACCACCGTCACCGTGACGCTGGCGTCCGAGGCGGGCAACCCCGTGGGCCATGTCAGTGTCCAGGTGGAGGACCAGGGCATGGGCATCCCCGCCGAGGACCTGCCCTTCGTCTTCGAGCGCTTCCGCCGCGGCCGGAACGTGTCGCCCGGCGTCACCGGCAGCGGGGTGGGCCTGGCCAGCGCCCGCCGCCTGGTGGTGCTGCACGGCGGCACCATCCAGGTGGAGAGTCAGGAGGGGCGCGGCGCCACCTTCATCGTCAGGCTGCCCCGCGCCGCGTCGCTGTTGGAGGCGCCGGGAGCGGACGTCCTGCCCGCCACCTCGTCCACGCCGTGA
- a CDS encoding response regulator, translated as MSLHRPVLLVEDSDADAVALERIASRLDVPVSVIRVSDGESALDYLYGRGAYAGASRPALVLLDLHMPGMSGREVLAQLKADPKLRRIPVIIFSSSEDPEDVEGAYLDGANSYLFKPEPGEALEATARALQAFWLSAARLPEETGAAT; from the coding sequence ATGAGCTTGCACCGCCCCGTGCTCCTGGTGGAGGACAGCGACGCGGACGCGGTCGCCCTGGAGCGCATCGCCAGCCGGTTGGATGTGCCTGTCTCGGTCATCCGCGTGAGCGATGGCGAAAGCGCGTTGGATTATCTGTACGGCCGCGGCGCGTACGCGGGGGCTTCCCGGCCGGCCCTGGTGCTCTTGGATTTGCACATGCCTGGCATGAGCGGGCGTGAAGTCCTGGCCCAGCTCAAGGCCGACCCCAAGCTGCGCCGCATCCCGGTCATCATCTTCTCGTCCTCGGAAGACCCGGAGGACGTCGAAGGCGCCTATCTGGATGGCGCCAACAGCTACCTGTTCAAGCCCGAGCCCGGGGAAGCGCTCGAAGCCACGGCCCGGGCGCTCCAGGCCTTCTGGCTCTCCGCCGCGCGGCTGCCCGAGGAGACAGGAGCGGCGACATGA